In the genome of Mucilaginibacter sp. 14171R-50, the window TCCTCGCCAAAAAGCAACACATCGCTATCCTTGGTTTTTATATTTTTTACCAGGCTTTGTAACTGCTCGTGCTCAATTTTATCCTGCGGCTTGTTCTCAATGGTTTTTTCAGATGCCTGGTACTCCTTCAGGTCCTTCATATCAATGAGCCCCTTGGCTACATTGTAAAAAAGGTCCTGTGTTGATGGCAGCTTAAAATAGTAGCTCAGCTTATGTATATTCTCTGAGTTGTAAGTTATTTTTAACGATTTAAGCTTACGCTCCAGTATCTCCTTACCGTCCTCAGCAATTTTGCGTCGTTCTTCTTTAAGTGCCGATTTGATTTTGGCCTTGGCTTTTGCCGTAACCACAAAGTTCAGCCAATCCTCTTTAGGGGTTTGCTTTCCGGAGGTTATGATCTCTACCTGGTCGCCGTTCTGCAATTTATAGCTTAGCGGCACCAGTTTATGATTAACCTTAGCGCCGATGCAGCTTGCGCCAACATCGGTATGTATCTCAAACGCGAAATCAAGCGCCGTGGCGTTCAGCGGTAATTGTATCAAAGCGCCCTTTGGTGTAAAAATGAAAATCTCGTCGCTAAACAGGTTCATTTTAAAATCGTCAAGGAAGTCGAGCGCGTTAGAGTCGGGATTCTTCAGCATATCCCTAACCTTTTGCACCCAAAGGTCCAAACCGCTATCGGTTGATGATTCTTTGTATTTCCAGTGCGCCGCAAAGCCTTTTTCAGCAATCTCGTTCATGCGTTTAGTACGTATCTGCACTTCAACCCATTGCCCCCGGGGGCCCATAACCGTAGTATGTAACGATTCGTAACCGTTTGCCTTCGGCGATGATATCCAGTCGCGCAGCCTGTCGGGGTTAGGGCGGTAAAGGTCGGTAACTATCGAGTAAGCTTTCCAGCAATCGGCTTTTTCATTTTCTGGTGTACTGTCCAAAATTATCCTGATGGCAAAAAGGTCGTAAACCTCCTCAAACGGGATCGCCTTTTTCTTCATCTTGTTCCAGATGGAGTGGATGGATTTTGGGCGGCCGAATAATTCGCCGTGCAGGTCCTGTCCCTCCAGTACCTTTTGTACCGGCTCAATAAAATCGCGGATAAATTTTTCGCGTTCGGCCTTCTTTTCGTTCAGCTTGTTTTTAATGAACTGGTAGGTCTCGCGTTCCATGTATTTCATAGAAAGGTCTTCCAGTTCAGATTTTATAGCATATAAACCCAGGCGGTGGGCAAGCGGTGCGTACAGGTATACCGTTTCTGACGAGAGTTTAAGCTGCTTATCGCGCGGCATAAACTCCATGGTGCGCATATTGTGCAGCCTATCGGCCAGTTTTATCAATATCACCCTTACATCATCGGCAAGGGTAAGCAACATTTTTCGAAAGTTTTCGGCCTGTAACGAACTGTTGGTATCAAATACACCCGATATTTTGGTAAGGCCGTCAATGATCTTGGCAACCTTTTTACCAAACTCAAGCTCAATATCTTCCAGCGTAACATCGGTATCTTCAACCACATCGTGCAGCAATGCACATACTATAGATGTAGTGCCCAGGCCAATTTCTTCGGCGGCTATCTGCGCCACGGCAATTGGGTGGTATATATACGGCTCGCCGCTTTTACGGCGCATATCTTTGTGGCTCTCCAACGACATTTCAAACGCCTTGCGTATCATCCGCTTATCGCCCTTTTGCAAGGTAGATTTACTGGCGCGCAGCAATGCCCGATACCTTTTCAGTATCTCCTTTTTCTCAGCTTCCAGGTCAATCACTAAATCTTTCATGTATCAGTGTGTATCTCCTACTATCATAAACCTGTAACAATATTTATTATTGCAGGTTATTATAAAATAACAAAATAAAATGCGTTAATTTTGTATCTGGTAAAAATATGAAATTAATTGTTTCGCTATTGTTGTTTTGTTGCGTGGCCGGTGGCTTAAAGGCCCAGGATGAGCGACCCGCACCACCGGTTATACTTGGCAAAAATGATACCATTAAGGTGTACATGACCAAGCTCGACGGCGAGATGGTGCCCTGGATTGTGGAGCCGGAGGTACGCATTGTTGATACCCGCATTTTTGCCAGCGAGCAAGACAGGCTTAATTACAGGCGGTTGCGCTATAATGTTATAAAAGTGCTTCCTTATGCGCGTTTTGCAGGCCAGCGCTATCGGCAGTTGCAGCGCGACCTTGCCCTTACCGGCGACAAAAAGAAGCAAAAGGAATTAATGAAGGCCTGCGAAAAGGAAATAAAAGACCTGTTTAATAAGGATATAAAGAACCTGTCAATTAGTCAGGGCGAGGTGCTTATAAAACTGGTGAGCCGCGAAACCGGCAACACCAGCTATGCTTTAGCGAAAGAGTTGAAGGGTGGGTTTAATGCTTTCCTTTTCCAGTCTGTAGCCCGTTTGTTTGGGCACAATCTTAAAGAAACTTACGACCCCGCTGAGCAACGCGATATCGAAGCTATCCTGCTTGAAGCAGGCTATGTTTCCAGTTCAAATTAAATGGATAAAAGCAACATTTACAGCTTTACAGTTGAAAAACTGGACGGCGAACCTATTACCCTGGCGGATTACAGCAATAAAGTACTGCTTATAGTGAACACTGCATCGCAATGCGGCTTTACACCACAGCTTCAGGATCTTGCAAACCTGAAAACCGAATTTGCCGGTAAGGATTTTGAGATACTGGCTTTTCCATCAAATGATTTTGGCGGGCAGGAGCCGCTGGAGGGCCAGGAAATATCTGCCTTTTGCGCCAATTATGGCAACAACTTCCCCATATTTGAAAAAATAAGGGTGAGGGGACCATATGCGCACCCGTTGTTTAAGTTTTTGGCTGATAAAAAAGAGAACGGCAATATCAACTCAAAACCACGATGGAACTTTCATAAATATCTTATTGACCGCAATGGCCATGTAGTTGATTTTTTTTACCCCTTTACCAAACCTACAACCTCTAAAATAAGAAAACGGATACAGCGCCTGCTGGCTACCGAACCTAAATAATTACGCTTTTTTATGCTTAAATTAGATATTTTAGTTTTACCGGTACATCCCGACGACGCCGAACTGGGCTGCGCCGGTACCATTTTAAAACATGTGCAACTTGGCCACAAAGTTGGCATTGCCGACTTAACCCGCGGCGAATTAGGTACCCGCGGTACTGCTGAGATACGCGACCAGGAGGCTGCAAAGGCAGCTGAAATATTAGGCCTAACCATTCGCGAAAACCTGGAACTTCCCGATGGGTTTTTTGAGAACACCAAACAGTACCAGTTAAAGGTAATTGAGGCCATACGCCGTTACCAACCCGAAATAATTATTACTAACGCCTACCACGACCGCCACCCCGACCATGGCCGGGCCAACGAATTGGTAGAGGCATCGGCCTTTTTATCGGGCTTACGACGTATAGAAACTTTTGAGCGGGGCGAATTGCAGGAGCCGTGGCGCCCGACGCAGGTGCTGCATTTTATACAAGACCGTTACATTAAACCCGATATAATTGTTGACGTTACCGAATTCTGGGAAAAGAAGATTGAAAGTATTTACGCTTACGGCTCGCAGTTTCACAATCCTGAATGGAATGAAGATGAGCCCCAAACGTACATCTCATCGCCCGATTTTATTGAACAAATACAAGGCCGGGGTCGCGAATTTGGCAAAAGCATTAACGCCAAATACGGCGAAGGTTTTACCTCAAGAAAGATCTTGGGTGTAGATAATTTGCTTGATTTGAGGTAGTTTGGAAGTAAATGGCTTTAGATTTTTACGATATTGGTGATAACAAAAGAACGCTGCGGCTATTTTCTGTTTCTGAGAATGACTTTCAATTTCTTAACGATGCTCTATTGGAACTGAAAAAGTTAAGTGGTTTTAACATCGATTATTATGGAACGACAAGAATTTACAGTCAACAGGTCCAGGTGCTCTCTACATACATTCAAAATATCGCGAGCGAACTAAAGGACTTTGGGAATGAAAAGATTAAAAAAGATTCTTTGATGCAACTTAATAAATACCTTTGCAAGGTTAAGGATGGGTTTCTGATTATAGGAGATTAAATCAAATAACATAAACCAAAAAGGCCGCTCAATTGAGCGGCCTTTTTTTGTTTAATAGTTTGAACTTAAACCCCTACGTATTCGAAGCGGTTATTTTCGTTGCTTCTTTCGCGCTTCAGCTTGTTTTCTTTCGCAAGCTTTAACAGTATGCCCGATAGTTCGGATGTTTTAAAGTCCGAATCGAATTTCTCCTTGCAATAATCTGCTATGGATGATATCGAATGCGGTGTTTTAAAGTAATCGCTTGATAGCAATTGGTTCAAAACCTTGGTAGCGCCTGGCTTTTTGCGGCTCTGTGTCAGTTCATTTACCTCGTTTCCCCTCGATGGCCTGCGGCCCCTCTTATTGAAAATTTCAGTTCCTTCCGTATCCACCCGCTCTGTTTCCATAATCTCGTCTAATAGCCTGTCTACAACTCTAACTTGCACGGCTTCAGACTGGAAAGAATTAACAACCTCAGCAATTTCTGTAAGTTGTTTTTTTAATTTTTCAATTTGTCTGCTCATTATATTAAATATCCCCTTCTACTATATCTACGTTCTCAAATGTATATATGTAACATCATTTGATATAATATTAACGCGTTTGCGCAATTATAGTATTTGATAAATAAAAAAAGCGCCGGTTTGTGTTAAAACCGGCGCTTGTAGCAATATTATTACACTTTTATTATAGTTGAGTTAATATTTTTTCAAGCATATTCATACCCTCGTCAATATGTTTGTTTTCCATGATCAGCGCCGGCCTGAAACGTATGCTTTTGTTGCCGCAGCCCAGGTACATAATATTATTTTGCAAACCTATGTTGATGAACATATTACGCGTATTGCTATCAGGAAAATCGAACGCGGTTAATAAACCCTTACCGCGCACGTTACTGATCATGCTGTTTTTCTGCGCGATGTTTTTTAAGCTGGTTTGCAAATACTCGCCGGTTCGGGCGGCATTATCGCAAAGGCCGTCCTCTTCAATGATCTCCATTATCTTTGCCGATCGTACCATATCAACCAAGCTGCCGCCCCAGGTTGAGTTAATGCGCGATGAAACCCGGAACACATTGTTTTCTACCTCATCTACTTTTTTGCCGGCCAGTATGCCGCACACCTGCATCTTTTTGCCAAAGGCCAGTATATCGGGGCGGGCGTTTTCACCAAAGTGCTGATGCAGCCAAAATTTGCCGCTAAGGCCAACCCCGGTTTGCACCTCGTCGTATATCAGCATCGCTTCGTTCTCGTTTGCAAGCACCCTTAACTGTTCCAGAAACTCCTGCCTTACATGTTTATCACCGCCTTCGGATAATACAGGCTCTATAATTATGGCGCAAACATCGTCGGGATTATCCGCAAAGGCTTGCTTGATCTGCGCTATCGACCTTGCTTCGCGGGCCAGCAGGTCGCCCATGTTGCTATCAGTAAGCGGGAAGTGTATCTCGGGTAACGATACCCGCGGCCAGTCGAACTTGGCAAACCACTTGGTTTTAACGGGCTGTGTATTGGTTAAACTTAAAGTATAGCCTGACCGGCCGTGAAAGGCATTTTCAAAGTGTATTACCTTAAAGCCTTTTTCGGTAGTGATGCCTTTAGCAAAATTTTTCTGAACCTTCCAGTCCATAGCTACTTTAAGCGCGTTCTCGATAGCCAGCGAGCCTCCTGCTATAAAAAAAGCGTGCGGTAAATAATCGGGGATACCAACACGGTCAAATGTTTCTACAAACTGGGCGTATTGCTCGGTATATATATCAGAATTCGACGGGTTGGTTAATGCCGCCAGCATCAGGTTTTTTTTAAAGTTTTCGTCGTTCAGCATTTTAGGGTGATTATAACCCAGCGGTACCGAGGCGAAGCAAGTAAAAAAATCTAAAAGGGTGCGGTTGTTCTTTGAATCGTAAATATGGACGCCCTGGCTTTTTTCCATATCGAAGGTAAGGTCGAAACCATCGGCCAGGATATGTTTGCTAAGGGTAGCCAAAACGTTTTGCGGAGTTACGTGCAATTTGTGCATAAAGGATGAAAATTGGTTATACAAAGCTAACAAAAAGGCCTAAATAACAATAATTTAAAGGTTTTTATACCGATTGACTAAAAAGTAACTTTAAACGAACTAAACCTATTTTTTGTACTGAACAGCTTATTGGTATACCGATAACGATGTGCAGATGTGCAGATTTTAGATGTGCAAATGAGCGCAAAAAGGCACAGTTATGTAATATGAATTGTGACGTTGGAAGACAAAATATCTGCATATCTGCACATCTGAAATCTGCACATTTACACAAATTTATCCTTCATACCCAGCAAACCCCAAATGCCTCCACTGTGGATGGCCAGTATTTTACTGCCGGGTGCAAAGTGATTTTTAGCGGCAAGATCATATATCGCATAAAGCATTTTGCCGGTGTAAACAGGTTCTATCAGCACCCCGGTATCAGCAACAAACTGTTTAATAAATTGAATAAGCTGCGGATCGGTTTTAGCATATCCGCCAAAATGGTAACCAGTGTGCAATGTATATTTTGCGGGAACGCTCAAAAAGCGGTCGATCTCATCTCGAATAAACTCACCATTTTTAAAGACCGGAACTGCGTTAAAATGGGTAAGTAAAACATTTAAGGTTATGCCATTTATAATGCCCGCCGCTGTTGTACCGGTGCCGCATGCACAAAAAATATGATCGTAAGTTTCCGTAAGCTCGTTAACCAGTTCGCTGCAGCCTTGCGCGCCTTCGGCAGATGCACCACCCTCGTCAATAAAAAAAGCGTTTTCATCACTACCGAAAACGTCGTCAAACAAAGCTTTTTTATCACGATAACTGTCGCGATTGGTATATATCAACTGCATGCCGTGCAGTTTGCACAAGAACAAGGTATCGTTTTGCACGTCTTCGCCGCGCACAAAGCCCGTGGCTTTAAAACCAAATTTAGCTGCCGCCGCTGCTGTTGCCAGTAAGTGATTGGAAAACGCCCCGCCAAATGTTACCAGGTGGGTTTTGTTTTGCGCCCGCGCACTTCGCAGTACGTACTTTAGCTTGCGCCATTTGTTGCCCGATATCATGGGATGGATAAGGTCGTCGCGTTTGATAAAAACCTTAAGCCCTTTATCAATAAACAGCGTATTGTTGATTTGCTGAACGGGGCTGTATATGTCGAGGCTGATATCCACATTGCAAACTTATAAAGTAAAGCTGACATATTGTTATAGCGCCTTTGGGCTTAACCTTAATAACGTTACTTTTGCCACATGATCGACGAGACCGCCATAACCGAGAGCGATGAACAGGACCTATTTGAGCACCTGCGCGTGGTTGTTGATAAGGGCCAGTCGTTGTTACGGATAGATAAGTTTTTAATGCACCGGGTGGAGAACGCGTCGCGCAACCGGATCCAGAATGCGATAGAAGCGGGCAACGTGCTGGTGAATGACAAGCTTGCCAAATCAAGTTATAAGGTAAAGCCCCAGGATATAATATCTGTAGTGTTGCCGCACCCGCCGCGCGATACCGAAGTTTACCCCGAGAACATTCCCATTGATATTGTTTACGAGGACGATGATGTACTGATAGTGAACAAACCTGCCGGTATGGTAGTGCACCCGGGTTATAATAACTATACGGGTACGCTGGTAAATGCGCTGGTGTATCATTTTCAGCAATTGCCGACCCTGCCGGGTAACGATGGCCGCCCGGGGCTGGTGCATCGCATTGACAAGGATACCAGCGGCTTGTTGCTCATCAGCAAAAATGAGCGCAGTATGAACTACCTGGCCAGGCAGTTTTACGACCATACCATCAATCGTAAATATATTGCGCTGGCCTGGGGTGATATTGAGCAGGACGGCACCGTTACAGGCTATATAGGCCGCAGCGTGAACGACCGAAGGGTAATGTCGATATACGACGACCCGGAGAAAGGTAAGTGGGCTGTAACGCATTATAAGGTGCTTGAGCGTATGGGTTATGTCACCCTTATTGAGTGCAAACTTGAAACCGGCCGCACGCACCAGATCCGTGCGCACATGAAGCATATTGGCCACCCGCTGTTTAGCGATGCTATGTACGGCGGAGATAAAATTTTGAAAGGTACCGTATTTAGCAAGTACCGCCAGTTTGTCGAAAATTGCTTTGAGATAATGCCACGTCAGGCCCTGCATGCAGCTTCGCTCGGGTTTTTACACCCGTCGCTTAAAAAGAATATTTATTTTGAAGCACCGTTACCGGCTGATTTTACAGCAGTATTAGAAAAGTGGCGTAAGTATACCAGCGCCAATGTGCCGGGAGACATACAAACAGAAAACAATTAAATATTTTTGCAATCTTAATTGCCCAAATAACGTTAATAGCACTGATATTAACCGTTTGAAATCCGCAAATTTGCACACCAAAATCAGTACATTCATAAATGCCGCCGCTGTATATAAATTTTAACGGAGAGATACTGCCTGCCGACAGCTTATTGCTTAGTATTGCCAACAGGGCATTCAGGTACGGCGACGGCTTGTTTGAAAGCATGCGGCTGATGAAGGGAAAACTCAAATTCCCCGAACTGCACGCCGAGCGCCTGCAAAAAGGCATGAAAGCTTTGAAGATGGATGGCTACTCGCAAGCCGATAGCTGGTTTTTAAAAGAAAAGGCAGAAGAGCTTGCCCGCCGCAATAAAATAAAGCATGGCCGCCTGCGCCTCACTGTGTTTCGGGACGCAGGGGGGCTTTACACGCCCACTCAAAACAAAATGGCGTATTGTTTGGAGATACAGCCGGTAGATGAGCCGCGATATTTTTTGAACGAGCGCGGCCTGATCATGGATGTATATACCGAACTGCCCAAGCCGTTAAACTGGTTATCAAACATCAAAACCTGTAATTCGCTTTTGTATGTAATGGCGGGGATATTTAAACAGCAAAATAAGCTGGATGAAGTATTTTTAATAAACCAGAACCGCTACCTGTGCGAAGCCAATAGCGCTAATATATTTGTGTGGTATCAAAATCATTTGTACACGCCGGCCTTAAGCGAAGGCTGTGTAGAAGGGGTAATGCGACAGGTAGTAATGAAACTGGCCCGCGAGAATAACATCCCGGTTACCGAAGCCCAGATAAACCCCGAGATACTAAACCAGGCCGACGAAGTATTTTTAACCAATGCCACGAAAGGCATACAATGGGTAATGGGTTATGGGGTAAAACGCTATTTTAACCGCATCAGCAAAGCGCTGATGGATGAGTTAAATAAGGTGTAGGAAAGCGAATACGCAGGCTATTAACGGGTTGCTTATTCAATTTTTTGGTAGTTAGGCCACCCAGCATTTGTACCGAAGCACTTTTACCCACTCGCCATTTACTAATTTAAAAATATACAGGCATCCTCTATCGCTATCATTTAAGCCTATCAATACAAAAGTTCTATCGCTGGAGAAAACTGGTTTTGTGAAATGATAGAAATGCTTTTCCTCAATGGAAAAGCTCTTTTCGTATTGTTCAATGGCTTTTGCTTCCTCTATTTTTAGCTGTTGGGCAGAATAGCCGGTTTTTTGTCTAACAGGTATTATTCCTTTGTTTCGATAACTTCGCATTACCGCATCGGGAGTTTTAAACGGCAAACGACGGATTATTCTATAGCTATTAGTGTATTTCACCGGGGCTTCCAGAGCGATTTTAGCTTTAATAATATTATAATCGCTCCATATTATTCTTCCTGTATCATTTGCTACGTTTTTAACAAAATCGCTTAATGGTATTTCTTGCGCTTTGGAAATACCTTTTAGCTCATTTAAATCATATTTATCGAACTTTGGCACTTCTCCAAATTCATGCAGATAATAAAATTTTGCTTTAGGGTCTACAACTTGTTTATAAACCGTATTGATCAATTTAGCTATCAATGTATCGGCAGATGCTTTGACATTTGCTATCATTACGATGAATAGTAGTATCGTCAGGCAAAACTTGTTCATTTTTACAATTTTACACCCCTCAAAAACTCCTCTATACCCATACGTTTTTTGCCCTCTAACTGCACATCCGTTACGCTGATAAAACCATCCCTGGCGGCAAATTTTAACCGTGTTTTGTTATCGGTTACAAAACCGCCCGCCGCGATGCCGGGTTCGCCGGGCTCATAGGTAGCGTTATATATCTTCAGCACTTTATCGTTTAAAATGGTGTAGGCCGCAGGGGATGGGCTTAACCCGCGTATTAAATTATAAACGCGTTCAACCGGCTGGGTAAAATCTATCAGGCAATCGGTCTTAAATATTTTGGGCGCGTGTTTCAGCTCTGTGCCAGCGGCTAATTGTTCCTGCGGGTGCTCGTTATATTTGCCGCTTTCAATCCCTTTTACAGTTTTAACTAACAGGCCAGCACCCTTGTTCATCAGGCGGTCGTGCAACTCTCCGGCTGTTTCAGTGCCGGTAAGGGTAACCTTTTCGGTAAACAGGATGTCGCCCGTATCAATCTCATGTTTTAAAAAGAAGGTGGTAACGCCGCTTTCCTTTTCGCCATTAATGATCACCCAGTTGATGGGGGCGGCGCCCCGGTATTGCGGCAATAGGGAAGCATGGAGGTTAATGGTACCCTTTGGCGGCATGTTCCAAACTGCCTCCGGCAGCATCCTGAATGCAACAACCACTTGCAAATCAGCTTTAAGGGCGGCTAATTCCGCTAAAAACTCCGGATTTTTAAGCTTTTCGGGCTGCAACACCTTTATGCCCTTTTCTTCGGCATATACCTTAACTGCCGACTGGTTAACCTTTTGGCCACGCCCGGCGGGTTTATCCGGCGCGGTAACAACCGCCACAACATTACAACCTGCTTGTATCAAAGCATCAAGCGATGCAACGGCAAAGGCAGGGGTGCCCATAAATATGATCCTCATGTTGGCTTGCTCAGTTTAATTTAACAGTACTATTTGTATAATAAATATTTGCTGCGTGTAGCTTTAAATTTGGTTAATGCCGGTTCCCAGCTTTGGCGTATCTCAGCTTCGCTTTTACCTGCAATAATTTGTTTTCTTAACTCATCGTTACCGGCAAGCCGGGCAAAATAAGGGATAAAAAAATGCTCCTTATCGGGGTAAATTTTGTACATATCAATAACCCAGGCTAAATTAAGCTTTCCGCTTTTGCGGATGGTTTGCATATTGTAATTTTTAAGGTCAAGGCCATAACATACCTTGTCTTTAAGCGGTGGGTTATCACTCATGCCGGGTATGCTCACCGGTTTAAACGAAAAGCTATACTTCCCCTTAAGCATCGGACTGCCAATAACCTGGAAAGGGAACAGCGTGCCCCTGCCCAAACTAAGCGCCGTGCCCTCAAAAAAGCATATATGCGGATACAATAATATAGACTGTGCGCTGTTTAAGTTTGGCGACGGGCTGACAGGCAGCGTATAATCCATATCGCGTTGATAATTGGCTACTTTAATAATTTTAAGCTTGCATTGTACCTTGTTTTTTAACCAGCCTTCTCCATTTATCATCTGCGCGTATTCCGCTATGGTCATGCCGTGCAATACGGGTATGGGGTGCATACCTACAAACGACCGATAGCCCGCCGTGTCCAGCACGGGGCCATCCACATAAACACCGTTGGGGTTTGGCCTGTCCAATATCATCAGCTCGATATTGTTTTCGGCACAGGCCTCCATTACATAATGCAGGGTTGAAATGTATGTATAAAAGCGAGTGCCTACATCCTGAACATCAAATATCATCAGGTCGATGCCTTTCAGATCCTCAGGAGTTGGTTTGTTGTGTTTGCCGTAAAGCGATATAGCAGGCAGCCCGGTAACTTTATCAATCGTGTTATCGATCTCGGCGCCATCACTGGCATTCCCTCTAAAGCCATGCTCTGGGCCATATATCTTTTTTATGTTTACGCCCAGTTTCAAAAGGCTGTCAACAAGTGGGGTTTTATTGATGCCGATAACAGATGTCTGGTTTATCAGCATACCTATTTTACGGCCCTTAAGATAATCCAGGTAGGCGTCCAGCCTGTCGGCCGCAGGCAGTATAGGCGCCACTATCTTTTTTACCGCGATCTTTTTGGCGGTATTTTGCGTTGCCTTAGGCGATTGCGCAAAATTATCGCATTTAAAAAACAGCAGGCTTACTGCTATCAGTGGGGTATATAATTTGATGCCTATCATAGTTTTTTGATGTTAAAGCAAATTTAAAAGCAGTATGTTTAGTGTAAAAACGCATCTTTGCGAAGTTACAAAAATCATTTCAGCATTGAATTTCGCCAGGTTTATATCAAGTCGTATCACATTCAAGAGCAAGCGCACTTTCTCCAAATTAATTGTGCGCATAGCCATTATTGGTATTATGCTTGGCCTTGGTGTAATGATACTATCATTAGCTGTTATAAAAGGGTTTAAACAAGAGATACGCGAAAAGGTTAGGGGATTTGGTGGGGATATTCAAATTGTTAAAACAGATAACAATACCTCGTATGAAAAATCGAGCTTTACCGATAGCGCCGACGTGGTTAAAAATATCAGGCAGGTTAAACAGGTTGACGCGATCTATCCGTATGCTACCAAGCCGGGCATTATAAAGGCCAATAATGAAATTGAGGGTGTGGTACTAAAAGGGGTGGACAAACATTACAATTGGGATTATCTGAAAAAAGCCCTTGTAGCGGGTACAGTAATTAATTTTACCGATACAACCGATGTGCAGCTGCAGATAATGATCTCGCAGTTGACTGCCAGCCGGCTGAAGCTGAAAGTGGGGGACGACCTGAAAATGTATTTTGTACAGGAGCCTTTACGCCAGCGTAAGCTAAAGATAGTAGGCATATTTAACCTTGGTGTTGACGAGGTTGACAGAACCTTTGTAATTGGCGACCTGGCCCTGATAAAACGTTTGAATGACTGGAATAACGGCGAAATTGGCGGCTATGAGGTTAGAATAAAGGATTTTGACAAACTAAACGCCACTGCCGATTCGATTGATGATAAACTGCCGATTAAATTGAAATCGCACACCATTTTAGAGAACTACCCCACCATATTTGAGTGGCTGGATATGCTGGATGTGAACGCGGTAGTAATGCTGGTGCTGATGACAGCAGTAGCGGTGATTAACATGATATCGGCGTTGTTGATCATGAT includes:
- a CDS encoding aminotransferase class IV, which produces MPPLYINFNGEILPADSLLLSIANRAFRYGDGLFESMRLMKGKLKFPELHAERLQKGMKALKMDGYSQADSWFLKEKAEELARRNKIKHGRLRLTVFRDAGGLYTPTQNKMAYCLEIQPVDEPRYFLNERGLIMDVYTELPKPLNWLSNIKTCNSLLYVMAGIFKQQNKLDEVFLINQNRYLCEANSANIFVWYQNHLYTPALSEGCVEGVMRQVVMKLARENNIPVTEAQINPEILNQADEVFLTNATKGIQWVMGYGVKRYFNRISKALMDELNKV
- the fmt gene encoding methionyl-tRNA formyltransferase, producing MRIIFMGTPAFAVASLDALIQAGCNVVAVVTAPDKPAGRGQKVNQSAVKVYAEEKGIKVLQPEKLKNPEFLAELAALKADLQVVVAFRMLPEAVWNMPPKGTINLHASLLPQYRGAAPINWVIINGEKESGVTTFFLKHEIDTGDILFTEKVTLTGTETAGELHDRLMNKGAGLLVKTVKGIESGKYNEHPQEQLAAGTELKHAPKIFKTDCLIDFTQPVERVYNLIRGLSPSPAAYTILNDKVLKIYNATYEPGEPGIAAGGFVTDNKTRLKFAARDGFISVTDVQLEGKKRMGIEEFLRGVKL
- a CDS encoding exo-beta-N-acetylmuramidase NamZ domain-containing protein, whose translation is MIGIKLYTPLIAVSLLFFKCDNFAQSPKATQNTAKKIAVKKIVAPILPAADRLDAYLDYLKGRKIGMLINQTSVIGINKTPLVDSLLKLGVNIKKIYGPEHGFRGNASDGAEIDNTIDKVTGLPAISLYGKHNKPTPEDLKGIDLMIFDVQDVGTRFYTYISTLHYVMEACAENNIELMILDRPNPNGVYVDGPVLDTAGYRSFVGMHPIPVLHGMTIAEYAQMINGEGWLKNKVQCKLKIIKVANYQRDMDYTLPVSPSPNLNSAQSILLYPHICFFEGTALSLGRGTLFPFQVIGSPMLKGKYSFSFKPVSIPGMSDNPPLKDKVCYGLDLKNYNMQTIRKSGKLNLAWVIDMYKIYPDKEHFFIPYFARLAGNDELRKQIIAGKSEAEIRQSWEPALTKFKATRSKYLLYK
- a CDS encoding FtsX-like permease family protein, producing MNFARFISSRITFKSKRTFSKLIVRIAIIGIMLGLGVMILSLAVIKGFKQEIREKVRGFGGDIQIVKTDNNTSYEKSSFTDSADVVKNIRQVKQVDAIYPYATKPGIIKANNEIEGVVLKGVDKHYNWDYLKKALVAGTVINFTDTTDVQLQIMISQLTASRLKLKVGDDLKMYFVQEPLRQRKLKIVGIFNLGVDEVDRTFVIGDLALIKRLNDWNNGEIGGYEVRIKDFDKLNATADSIDDKLPIKLKSHTILENYPTIFEWLDMLDVNAVVMLVLMTAVAVINMISALLIMILERTAMIGIFKAMGAGNWVIQKVFLYNAAYLIGLGLVLGNILGLGLGYFQQHTHFFKLEEGSYYMRFVPIKIVWTDVLMLNLGTLIVCLLVLIIPSMLVTRITPVKAIRFK